In Chryseobacterium geocarposphaerae, the following are encoded in one genomic region:
- a CDS encoding translocation/assembly module TamB domain-containing protein, whose amino-acid sequence MAKLENNNDNENKKSVAENLGNQVQKTVENVQETVKEASEFASDAIKHPIDAAQEIGKQAAKDVVSYSWWARLLLILFWFVLGIVVLAFVAINLPVTKRWAADQALQIVNRDFKADMSTESVEVDFFGDVTIKGLKIKDYKGLEFIKAKEFIANSDWFSLATNIGKHNSLSFNGLILKNADVKVITYKGDSISNFIRFTKLFDSGKKRDPNKPPFQLNSRLEILDSKVSIINQNSPGEAGKWLTATHVNLRAPKVRVNGANIAAQINNFTFTTKRWGKSHFVETFSTEFSMTEDFLLLKDLTLNTDHSLLQGNIKFNLHKGSWADFTNKVKWEMNINQGSQLNGYDISYFVTNWDNFIPFNLSGDMEGPLNEFTLKNFLIRNPQVNIATKKLKAHHLLKGNFLIETNDLSTDFTYVELKKMMPSFISKKMKNFADDFGRVKYNGTAKVTPKQVYVSSGNLMTGIGQAKISNFSLTDFSTSLPKYVGYAEIKDLNTSVITKNKSVGLISGKFNLNGQSFDVNTMRLSTKSQISSVEIMNKEINNLYLDGLLDHKKYNGLITVNDEQAKATIKGLIDFSTSRIFANVDANVNYLNMNYFTDKPGKQIVSGQVTGKMAMSTINDLNLDVEANNIDFATADQRYKIPNAKLKTFLENGGRVIDVNAPGAVNGKISGKYNLADLAGMVENGLGKILVGPPPRKLYRGQNFAMNFDVEQGLVSYFMPDLKLPQGAKVEGEYDGNSNNLILNLDATSLKYVMTKVEEITEADKALAASNPSYKINDRGSIKKDSAMVDSIMVRINTANLDQQLYAKINKIEYNKNILRDITLTGKNENNTLLRISTNFRHGSPEDDVENKLKSYAINFNQSTNAAGDFVFRFEPTEIAFNDVIWRIDTDPNLDHTITYRKKTADFEIRNLRIYSDNSSLQINESTFKSAKDFYVDAEVKDFSIEKLLDMQSGGNPMGIKGLANGSVKIRMDKNTLQPLVDMTIDDIIMNGNDMGDITISATNSFSLNVYDVDIKVASAGVLGNNNLHVTGTVNNNTSSPVIDLTAEMRDFDLAFTQQFVQSIFGNMRGKATGDLKISGKLSDLDYSGDIALKGFGLKLLFTGVDYSFDDTVIPLSKGLAILNNIEVHDGRTSSQGTVSGYIRFETLSSMQVALFFNANNLLVLNSTQKDNDLFWGRVYGQGEATISGPVSALDIETSPRTPFKALNGSTFTFNSASTSNVEEFKMLRFLKENKVGEIVLEEKKKSGPNMNIDLSLDIDKGTTVNVLVGDDVGNISVKGTANNLKFQMSRQGNISMNGAYMVDNGTFISKAILNKTFQIEKGSSIRWDGDAMKPTLDITANYMRMVSNTGEYLSMSGLQPIKILLQAKITETLTNPDVELGLTALDVSSQVKEALNSKLSQDGEKVLQFGSVLLLNSFNMTTGGVGVDFAGVAESSGYNMILKQLGSALNTVSNEFQIDLNYVKGDQNSNTGDRANAGVSFEVSPRVNIKTGLGIPLSKTENTDTNNFLSGEGSIEYDISKKNDGTLILRGYSKPYTIGMGTGLNANGSANQSYGVGVVWSKSFNSLFKKKKNKKQKEVESEIKTDSIKSEGK is encoded by the coding sequence ATGGCAAAGTTAGAGAATAATAACGACAATGAGAACAAAAAATCAGTAGCTGAAAACTTAGGTAATCAGGTACAAAAAACTGTGGAAAATGTTCAGGAGACCGTAAAGGAAGCTTCTGAATTTGCCTCAGACGCTATAAAACACCCTATAGATGCCGCTCAGGAAATCGGAAAGCAGGCTGCAAAAGATGTCGTAAGCTATTCCTGGTGGGCCAGACTTTTGCTTATCTTATTTTGGTTTGTTCTTGGGATCGTCGTTCTGGCTTTTGTGGCCATTAATCTTCCCGTAACGAAAAGATGGGCCGCAGATCAGGCTTTACAGATTGTAAACAGGGATTTCAAAGCCGATATGTCTACAGAAAGCGTTGAGGTCGACTTTTTCGGGGATGTTACCATTAAAGGTTTAAAAATAAAAGATTATAAAGGATTAGAATTTATAAAAGCCAAAGAATTCATTGCCAATTCGGACTGGTTTTCTTTAGCAACAAATATCGGGAAGCACAATTCATTAAGTTTTAACGGGCTTATTCTTAAAAATGCTGATGTCAAAGTAATTACTTACAAGGGAGACAGTATTTCTAATTTTATACGGTTTACCAAATTATTTGATAGTGGAAAAAAAAGAGATCCTAATAAACCTCCTTTTCAGCTTAATTCCCGACTGGAAATTTTAGATTCAAAAGTTTCTATTATCAATCAAAATTCACCGGGTGAAGCCGGGAAATGGCTTACTGCAACTCATGTTAACCTGAGAGCTCCCAAAGTAAGAGTAAATGGTGCCAATATTGCTGCTCAGATCAATAATTTTACATTTACTACCAAAAGATGGGGCAAATCTCATTTTGTGGAAACCTTCTCCACGGAATTTTCTATGACAGAAGATTTTCTGCTGCTGAAAGATTTAACTCTGAATACAGATCATTCTTTATTGCAGGGGAACATTAAGTTTAATCTTCATAAAGGTTCGTGGGCTGATTTTACCAACAAGGTAAAATGGGAGATGAATATCAATCAGGGAAGTCAGCTTAACGGTTATGATATCAGTTATTTTGTGACGAATTGGGATAACTTTATTCCATTTAATCTTTCCGGAGATATGGAAGGACCTTTAAATGAGTTTACATTAAAGAACTTTCTGATCAGAAATCCTCAGGTGAATATTGCTACCAAAAAACTCAAAGCGCATCATCTGCTAAAGGGAAATTTCTTAATTGAAACGAATGATCTTTCTACTGATTTTACCTATGTAGAGCTGAAAAAAATGATGCCTTCTTTCATTTCCAAAAAAATGAAAAATTTTGCGGATGATTTTGGAAGGGTGAAATATAATGGTACAGCAAAAGTAACTCCTAAACAGGTTTATGTATCTTCAGGGAATTTGATGACGGGAATAGGGCAGGCAAAAATCTCAAACTTCTCATTGACGGATTTTAGCACATCTCTGCCAAAATATGTGGGATATGCAGAGATAAAAGATTTAAATACTTCTGTGATTACCAAAAACAAATCTGTAGGATTAATATCGGGTAAATTTAATCTCAACGGACAAAGTTTTGATGTCAATACGATGAGACTGAGTACAAAATCTCAGATTTCCAGTGTTGAAATTATGAATAAAGAAATCAATAATCTGTACTTGGATGGTTTGCTGGATCACAAAAAATATAATGGTTTAATTACAGTTAATGACGAACAGGCTAAAGCAACAATAAAAGGCTTAATAGATTTCAGTACTTCAAGAATTTTTGCCAATGTAGATGCCAACGTGAATTATTTGAACATGAATTATTTCACGGATAAACCCGGTAAACAGATCGTGAGTGGCCAGGTTACCGGAAAAATGGCAATGTCTACCATTAATGATTTAAATCTTGATGTAGAAGCCAATAATATAGATTTTGCAACCGCTGATCAACGCTATAAAATTCCTAATGCAAAGCTGAAAACATTTTTGGAAAATGGAGGGAGGGTTATTGATGTGAATGCTCCGGGAGCTGTGAACGGTAAGATTTCCGGAAAGTATAACCTGGCAGATCTTGCAGGAATGGTTGAAAACGGATTGGGTAAAATCTTAGTTGGTCCGCCGCCGAGAAAACTATACAGAGGCCAGAATTTTGCCATGAATTTTGATGTGGAGCAAGGTTTGGTAAGCTATTTTATGCCTGATCTGAAATTACCACAAGGTGCTAAAGTGGAAGGAGAGTATGATGGGAATTCCAATAATTTAATCTTAAATCTTGATGCCACATCTCTTAAATATGTAATGACAAAGGTAGAGGAAATAACAGAAGCAGATAAAGCTCTGGCTGCATCCAACCCTTCTTACAAAATTAATGACAGAGGTAGTATTAAGAAAGATAGTGCCATGGTGGATAGCATAATGGTGAGGATCAATACAGCCAATCTTGATCAGCAGCTGTATGCCAAAATAAATAAGATAGAATACAATAAAAATATACTCCGGGATATTACCTTAACCGGTAAGAATGAAAACAACACCCTGCTCAGAATTTCCACCAACTTCAGACATGGGAGCCCGGAAGATGATGTAGAAAATAAACTGAAAAGTTATGCCATCAACTTCAACCAGTCTACGAATGCTGCAGGCGATTTTGTATTCAGGTTTGAACCTACTGAAATTGCATTTAATGACGTAATTTGGAGAATAGATACAGATCCGAATTTGGATCATACCATTACATACAGGAAAAAAACAGCAGATTTTGAAATCAGGAATCTGAGAATTTATTCGGATAACAGTTCACTGCAAATTAATGAATCCACGTTTAAATCGGCGAAAGATTTTTATGTCGATGCGGAAGTAAAAGACTTTTCTATAGAGAAGCTCTTGGATATGCAGTCCGGAGGAAACCCTATGGGAATAAAGGGGTTGGCTAATGGTAGTGTTAAGATCCGAATGGATAAGAATACGTTGCAGCCGCTTGTAGATATGACGATAGATGACATCATTATGAATGGAAATGATATGGGAGACATTACGATATCTGCAACCAACAGTTTTTCTCTGAACGTTTATGATGTCGATATAAAAGTGGCTTCTGCAGGGGTGCTCGGAAATAATAATCTACATGTTACCGGAACGGTAAATAACAATACCTCGTCTCCTGTTATTGATCTTACAGCTGAAATGAGAGATTTTGATCTGGCCTTTACACAGCAGTTTGTACAATCTATTTTTGGAAATATGCGGGGAAAAGCAACGGGAGATCTTAAGATCAGTGGGAAGCTGAGCGATTTGGATTACAGTGGAGATATTGCATTAAAAGGTTTTGGTTTGAAGCTCTTGTTTACCGGTGTTGATTATTCTTTTGATGATACGGTGATTCCTTTATCCAAAGGGTTGGCTATTCTTAATAATATTGAAGTTCATGACGGAAGAACAAGCTCTCAGGGAACAGTTTCGGGATATATCCGTTTTGAAACTTTATCTTCAATGCAGGTCGCCCTCTTCTTTAATGCCAATAATCTTCTGGTTCTAAATTCAACTCAAAAAGACAACGATCTGTTTTGGGGTAGGGTGTACGGACAAGGGGAAGCTACAATTTCAGGACCTGTTTCGGCATTGGACATAGAAACCAGCCCTAGAACTCCGTTTAAAGCATTAAACGGAAGTACATTTACCTTTAATTCGGCTTCTACCAGTAATGTTGAAGAATTTAAGATGCTGAGATTTTTAAAAGAAAATAAGGTAGGGGAAATTGTACTGGAAGAAAAAAAGAAATCCGGACCCAATATGAATATCGACTTAAGCTTGGATATCGATAAAGGTACTACGGTAAACGTATTGGTGGGAGATGATGTCGGAAATATTTCAGTAAAAGGAACTGCGAATAATCTGAAATTCCAGATGAGCAGACAGGGGAATATTTCTATGAACGGAGCTTATATGGTAGACAATGGAACTTTTATTTCTAAGGCGATTCTTAATAAAACATTCCAGATCGAAAAAGGAAGCAGCATACGTTGGGACGGAGATGCCATGAAGCCTACTTTGGATATTACGGCCAACTATATGAGAATGGTTTCGAATACCGGGGAATACCTTAGTATGAGTGGTCTTCAACCGATTAAGATTCTTCTTCAGGCTAAAATTACCGAAACATTGACCAATCCTGATGTTGAACTTGGATTGACAGCATTAGATGTTTCCAGCCAGGTAAAAGAAGCTTTAAACAGCAAATTAAGCCAGGATGGTGAAAAAGTATTGCAGTTTGGGTCCGTTCTCTTGCTGAATAGCTTTAACATGACTACGGGAGGAGTAGGGGTCGACTTTGCGGGAGTTGCTGAAAGCTCCGGGTACAATATGATTTTAAAACAATTGGGTTCTGCATTAAATACAGTGAGTAACGAATTCCAGATTGACTTGAACTACGTAAAAGGGGATCAGAACTCCAATACAGGGGACAGAGCCAATGCTGGTGTAAGCTTTGAAGTTTCGCCGAGAGTGAACATAAAGACAGGTCTTGGAATACCTCTTTCTAAGACGGAAAATACCGATACCAACAATTTCTTATCAGGAGAAGGTTCCATAGAATATGATATTTCTAAGAAAAATGACGGTACGTTAATATTGAGAGGATATTCAAAACCATACACTATAGGTATGGGAACCGGACTTAACGCCAATGGTTCAGCAAACCAGTCATATGGAGTAGGGGTCGTTTGGAGTAAAAGTTTTAATTCTTTATTTAAAAAGAAAAAGAACAAAAAACAGAAGGAAGTTGAAAGTGAAATAAAAACAGATTCTATAAAATCAGAGGGTAAATAA
- the tsaD gene encoding tRNA (adenosine(37)-N6)-threonylcarbamoyltransferase complex transferase subunit TsaD: MSDSIILGIESSCDDTSAAIIKGNAILSNIAANQAIHKEYGGVVPELASRAHQQNIIPVVEKSLLKANIQQNAISAIGFTRGPGLLGSLLVGTSFAKSLAMSLDVPLIEVNHLQAHILAHFIEDANPMPPKFPFLCLTVSGGHTMIVLVKDYFDMEIIGKTIDDAAGEAFDKIGKIFDLDYPAGPIIDRLAKEGNPDAFQFNKPKLENYDYSFSGIKTSVLYFIQKEVKKDPDFIKNNLNDLCASVQKSIIEILMNKLEKAAKDLNIKEVAIAGGVSANSALRKVMQDNHEKLGWNIYIPKFEYTTDNAAMIAMVAQLKFERGEFTDLRTTATAKYDL; this comes from the coding sequence ATGAGCGACTCTATAATTTTAGGTATCGAATCGTCTTGTGACGATACTTCAGCAGCTATTATCAAAGGAAATGCTATTCTTTCTAATATTGCCGCCAATCAGGCAATTCATAAAGAATATGGTGGTGTGGTTCCTGAACTGGCTTCAAGAGCACACCAGCAAAATATCATTCCTGTTGTTGAAAAATCCTTACTCAAAGCAAATATACAACAAAATGCAATCTCTGCCATAGGCTTTACACGTGGCCCCGGACTTTTGGGTTCTCTTCTTGTAGGTACATCTTTTGCTAAATCATTAGCCATGAGTTTAGATGTTCCTTTAATAGAGGTAAACCACCTCCAGGCGCACATTTTAGCCCATTTCATTGAGGATGCAAATCCTATGCCGCCCAAATTTCCGTTTCTGTGTCTTACCGTAAGCGGAGGCCACACAATGATCGTTCTGGTGAAGGATTATTTTGACATGGAAATTATCGGAAAAACAATTGACGATGCTGCCGGAGAAGCTTTTGATAAAATTGGAAAAATATTTGACCTGGATTATCCTGCAGGTCCTATCATCGACAGATTAGCCAAAGAAGGAAATCCGGATGCTTTCCAATTCAATAAACCAAAGCTGGAAAATTACGATTACTCTTTTAGCGGAATTAAAACTTCAGTACTCTACTTCATTCAAAAAGAAGTAAAAAAAGATCCTGATTTTATTAAAAACAACCTTAATGATCTTTGCGCTTCCGTTCAGAAATCCATTATTGAAATTTTGATGAACAAGCTGGAAAAAGCAGCAAAAGATTTAAATATCAAAGAAGTGGCCATTGCAGGCGGAGTTTCTGCTAATTCAGCCTTAAGAAAAGTGATGCAGGACAATCATGAAAAACTGGGCTGGAATATTTATATCCCTAAATTTGAATACACAACCGATAATGCAGCAATGATTGCCATGGTTGCCCAACTGAAATTTGAGAGAGGTGAATTTACAGATTTAAGAACTACGGCTACGGCAAAATATGATTTGTAA
- a CDS encoding RsmE family RNA methyltransferase: MKLFFGEINNEIVTINDEEQQHIVKVLRMKNGAEIHVTDGNGNLASGKLVIEGKKANIEVSEIKRDFPDFSPKLHIVIAPTKNIDRIEFFVEKAVEMGISEITILQTEKTERKNINIDKLKKQAIAASKQSLRFHFPVINDSVKISDFLKKINPESTFVAHCHENLERIKLKEIPHLESITFLIGPEGDFSEKEISFLAEHKIKAVSLGNQRLRTETAGIFVAAWNYNKMI, encoded by the coding sequence ATGAAACTTTTTTTTGGAGAAATTAATAACGAAATTGTAACTATCAATGATGAAGAACAACAGCATATTGTAAAAGTTCTTCGTATGAAAAACGGTGCGGAAATTCATGTAACGGACGGAAACGGAAATCTCGCCTCAGGAAAACTGGTTATTGAAGGGAAAAAAGCAAACATTGAGGTTTCAGAAATAAAAAGAGACTTTCCTGATTTCAGCCCAAAACTTCATATTGTGATTGCTCCGACAAAAAACATTGACCGTATTGAGTTTTTTGTAGAAAAAGCTGTAGAAATGGGGATTTCAGAAATCACCATTCTCCAGACAGAAAAGACTGAACGTAAAAACATTAATATCGACAAGCTCAAAAAACAGGCTATTGCTGCGTCCAAACAAAGTTTAAGATTTCATTTTCCAGTCATCAATGACTCGGTAAAGATTTCGGATTTTCTGAAAAAAATCAATCCGGAAAGCACATTTGTCGCACATTGCCATGAAAATCTGGAGAGAATCAAGCTTAAAGAGATTCCACATTTGGAAAGTATTACTTTTCTCATTGGTCCGGAAGGTGATTTCTCAGAAAAAGAGATTTCCTTTTTAGCAGAGCATAAGATAAAAGCTGTTTCACTAGGAAATCAAAGGTTGAGAACAGAAACTGCAGGAATTTTTGTAGCTGCATGGAATTACAATAAGATGATTTAA
- a CDS encoding TrmH family RNA methyltransferase, translating to MEDLVKTYDYLKQFLTEERLRKIEHFAPESSDFVLPVLEDVYQFRNAAAIVRSTEACAFHKVVALQEEHNFEPNLRVTKGADTWVEVEKLPRNMESFQKIKDRGYKMVAVSLENNAKFLPDYEITQPIALVFGTEMEGVSQEILDFADETLAIPMYGFTRSFNVSVAASICLYELKQKLMRSGIDYKLNEEKLLRMKIRWAVNSMRSGDQIFEKYLRENNINF from the coding sequence ATGGAAGATTTAGTAAAAACATACGATTACCTCAAACAGTTTTTAACGGAAGAAAGATTAAGAAAAATTGAGCATTTTGCTCCTGAAAGTTCAGATTTTGTACTACCGGTTTTAGAAGATGTGTATCAGTTTAGAAATGCGGCGGCAATTGTCAGATCTACAGAAGCCTGTGCTTTTCATAAAGTGGTGGCATTGCAGGAAGAACATAATTTTGAGCCTAATCTAAGAGTGACAAAAGGAGCGGATACCTGGGTTGAAGTAGAAAAACTTCCCCGAAATATGGAGTCTTTCCAGAAGATCAAAGACAGAGGTTACAAAATGGTAGCAGTATCATTGGAAAATAATGCTAAATTTTTACCGGATTATGAAATTACCCAGCCTATTGCCTTGGTTTTCGGAACCGAAATGGAAGGTGTTTCGCAAGAGATCTTAGACTTTGCAGATGAGACCTTAGCGATTCCTATGTATGGTTTTACAAGAAGTTTTAACGTTTCCGTAGCAGCTTCGATCTGTTTGTATGAATTAAAACAAAAACTGATGAGGTCAGGTATTGATTATAAGCTTAACGAAGAAAAACTTCTGAGAATGAAAATTCGATGGGCAGTCAATTCAATGAGAAGTGGTGATCAGATTTTTGAAAAATATTTAAGAGAAAATAATATTAATTTTTAA
- a CDS encoding asparaginase, with the protein MKRKVLLIYTGGTIGMEKDYETGSLRAFDFGNIFEKMPEMKLMECEVSLHPFAEPLDSSDMGPKEWRMIANYIRENYDEYDGFLVLHGTDTMSYTASALSFMLKGLRKPVIFTGSQLPIGDLRTDAKENLLTSLYYASLYENNEAVIQEVAIYFEYKLLRGNRTLKYSAEFFDAYASPNYPILGQSGVHLNIIKENLYRCDSGIEFHVDEHISEDILFWRIFPGMHLNHFKEIPKMKVLILQVFGSGTIFSNEKTQDTLQEIRNKGTEIVVVSQCISGGISFGKYENSNVFSRIGAISGKDMTAECAITKAMHLIGNPAYEGSFAENFTKSLCGEISD; encoded by the coding sequence ATGAAACGAAAAGTCCTGCTGATATATACCGGTGGAACCATTGGTATGGAAAAAGACTATGAAACAGGGAGTCTCCGAGCTTTCGACTTCGGAAATATTTTTGAAAAAATGCCGGAAATGAAGCTGATGGAATGTGAGGTTTCTCTTCACCCTTTTGCCGAACCGCTGGATTCATCTGATATGGGGCCGAAGGAATGGAGAATGATCGCCAATTACATCCGTGAAAATTATGACGAATATGATGGTTTTCTGGTTCTTCACGGAACCGACACGATGTCTTACACCGCTTCAGCATTAAGTTTTATGCTAAAAGGATTGCGAAAACCAGTGATTTTCACAGGTTCACAGCTTCCTATCGGCGATTTGAGGACTGATGCTAAAGAAAATCTTCTGACGAGCTTATATTATGCCAGTTTGTATGAAAATAATGAAGCGGTCATTCAGGAAGTTGCTATCTATTTTGAATATAAATTATTAAGAGGAAACAGAACCCTGAAATATTCAGCAGAGTTTTTTGATGCATATGCAAGTCCTAACTATCCTATTCTGGGACAATCCGGAGTGCATCTTAATATTATTAAGGAAAATCTTTACCGTTGCGATTCAGGCATAGAGTTTCATGTGGATGAGCATATTTCCGAAGATATTTTATTCTGGAGAATTTTCCCGGGAATGCATTTAAATCATTTTAAGGAAATTCCAAAGATGAAAGTTCTGATTTTACAAGTATTTGGATCCGGAACTATTTTCAGCAATGAAAAAACCCAGGATACCCTGCAGGAAATAAGAAATAAAGGAACTGAAATTGTGGTGGTAAGTCAATGTATTTCCGGAGGTATTTCTTTCGGAAAGTATGAAAACAGCAATGTTTTTTCAAGAATAGGAGCCATCAGCGGAAAAGATATGACGGCAGAATGCGCCATTACCAAAGCAATGCACCTCATTGGCAATCCTGCATACGAGGGAAGCTTTGCCGAGAACTTTACCAAAAGCCTTTGTGGAGAAATTTCTGACTAA
- a CDS encoding SDR family oxidoreductase produces the protein MKIVIIGGTGLIGSQVANILKKDHEVIVASPNTGVNTITGEGLEEALKNANIVIDVSNSPSFDDEPVMNFFKTSNQHLLPAEKSAGIQHHIALSVVGTDKLQESGYFRAKQVQENLIKESGVPFTIVHATQFFEFAGGIVATSTSEGKVKLSNAYIQPIASAEVAAFVAQIATEKPANKILEIGGPERFQLDEWIKQYILSTQKSLEVETDVNAPYSGAILEKTTLTPKNPVYLGTTEYLAWISKPENQR, from the coding sequence ATGAAAATTGTAATCATTGGAGGTACCGGACTTATAGGAAGCCAGGTAGCAAACATCCTGAAAAAGGATCATGAAGTAATCGTTGCATCACCCAATACAGGGGTAAACACCATTACCGGCGAAGGCCTTGAGGAAGCTCTTAAAAATGCTAATATTGTTATTGATGTTTCCAACTCACCATCATTTGATGATGAACCGGTAATGAATTTCTTCAAAACTTCAAACCAACATTTACTTCCGGCAGAAAAAAGCGCAGGAATACAACATCACATTGCCCTGTCAGTTGTTGGAACAGATAAATTACAGGAAAGCGGATATTTTCGTGCCAAGCAGGTTCAAGAGAATTTAATTAAAGAATCAGGAGTGCCTTTTACTATTGTACATGCTACTCAATTTTTTGAATTTGCCGGTGGTATTGTAGCTACAAGCACATCGGAAGGAAAAGTAAAACTTTCAAATGCATATATCCAACCTATAGCAAGTGCCGAAGTAGCAGCATTTGTTGCCCAAATAGCAACTGAAAAGCCTGCTAATAAAATTCTTGAAATAGGTGGACCGGAACGGTTCCAATTGGATGAATGGATAAAACAATATATCCTATCAACTCAAAAATCTTTGGAAGTCGAAACGGATGTTAATGCACCCTATTCAGGTGCAATATTGGAAAAGACAACACTTACCCCTAAGAATCCGGTATACTTGGGAACTACCGAATATTTAGCCTGGATTTCCAAACCTGAAAATCAACGATGA
- a CDS encoding bestrophin family protein has translation MYIGKSYNIFEFLIWTKGKIYTLLLVGFIPVCFYHIFGIKWVAIPWSVIAMLGTATAFILAFKNNLSYNRSLEAQEVWTTILSNSRSWGLVSQDYVENNNEASKTLIHNHLAWITALRYSMREYQSWETTDKKHNVHYRKHFKIPEQQTNLEEELAEYVTPEVLENILKARNIATYIMSLQSRTLKSLYEKQEITVAQFIDMEKSIKEFYNLQGKSEHIKHSPFPRQYNIINNLLIQSFSFLLPYGLLADFNKLNDSVDGFMKGNMIWLIIPFSCLISWLYASIAQVGENTENPFEGGANDVPISQISFQVEVELREMLGEASMRDPSIHENNIIL, from the coding sequence ATGTATATAGGTAAATCATATAATATCTTTGAGTTTCTGATATGGACAAAAGGAAAAATTTACACCTTACTCCTTGTAGGTTTTATTCCAGTATGCTTTTATCATATTTTTGGAATAAAATGGGTCGCAATTCCCTGGTCCGTCATTGCAATGTTGGGAACTGCTACTGCATTTATATTAGCCTTCAAAAATAATCTAAGTTATAACCGGTCTCTAGAAGCACAGGAGGTTTGGACCACTATTTTATCAAATAGCCGTTCCTGGGGTTTGGTAAGCCAAGATTATGTAGAGAATAATAATGAAGCCTCAAAAACTCTTATTCATAACCATTTGGCTTGGATTACTGCATTGCGCTATAGTATGAGAGAATACCAAAGCTGGGAAACAACAGATAAAAAACATAACGTACATTATCGTAAACACTTTAAAATTCCTGAACAGCAAACAAACCTTGAAGAGGAGTTGGCTGAATATGTAACACCTGAAGTGCTTGAGAATATTCTTAAGGCCAGAAATATTGCAACCTACATTATGAGTCTGCAAAGTAGAACCCTGAAATCTCTTTATGAAAAACAGGAAATCACAGTGGCACAATTTATTGATATGGAAAAATCAATTAAAGAATTTTACAATCTGCAAGGAAAAAGTGAACATATCAAACATTCACCGTTTCCACGACAGTATAATATTATTAATAATCTTCTGATACAATCATTTTCATTTTTATTGCCATATGGGTTGCTCGCAGATTTTAATAAGCTCAATGATAGTGTTGACGGATTTATGAAAGGAAATATGATCTGGTTAATCATTCCTTTCAGCTGTTTGATTTCCTGGCTATATGCTTCTATAGCGCAAGTAGGTGAAAATACCGAAAATCCATTTGAGGGAGGTGCCAATGATGTTCCAATATCTCAAATTAGTTTTCAAGTGGAAGTTGAATTGAGGGAAATGCTGGGCGAAGCGAGTATGAGAGACCCGAGCATACACGAAAATAATATCATTTTATAA
- a CDS encoding succinate dehydrogenase cytochrome b subunit, whose translation MSKSILKSSIGRKIIMALSGLFLISFLIVHASVNALIFFNDKGKIFTIGAHFMATNPIIRTIEVVLVVGFIIHIVQGFTLWKKNRKARSIQYFYKDNTPRVTWYSKSMTLLGTLILLFLIIHTQNFWIPNRIHQFQYDEELPLYKMIIEKFQSPVEVVIYLTGCFSLAWHLLHGFQSAFRSIGITHEKYTPLILKFSYGFAIIIPSTLAIMPVSIYFGWIK comes from the coding sequence ATGTCAAAAAGTATATTAAAAAGTTCCATAGGCAGGAAAATAATAATGGCATTAAGCGGCTTATTCTTGATAAGTTTTCTGATTGTACACGCCTCGGTAAATGCGCTGATTTTCTTTAACGATAAAGGCAAGATATTCACTATTGGAGCACATTTTATGGCTACAAATCCTATAATCCGAACTATTGAAGTTGTTCTGGTTGTCGGCTTTATCATTCATATCGTTCAAGGGTTTACTCTTTGGAAGAAGAACAGAAAAGCCCGGTCGATTCAATATTTTTATAAAGATAACACACCCCGTGTTACATGGTATAGCAAAAGCATGACTCTACTTGGTACTTTGATCTTACTTTTCCTAATTATTCATACACAAAATTTTTGGATTCCTAATCGGATTCATCAGTTTCAATATGATGAAGAGCTTCCCCTATATAAAATGATTATTGAAAAATTTCAAAGCCCTGTTGAGGTAGTAATTTATTTGACAGGATGCTTTTCCCTTGCGTGGCATTTGCTGCACGGATTTCAAAGTGCCTTCCGTTCCATAGGGATTACTCATGAAAAATATACTCCTTTGATTCTTAAATTTTCATATGGATTTGCAATTATAATTCCTTCAACCTTGGCAATAATGCCTGTTTCTATTTATTTTGGATGGATAAAATAG